CAAGGATGCCCCGTCATTTCTCCTTCCAGTTCTGCATAGCCGAGTTCAGTTAATTGTGCAGATGATTTAGCTTTTTCCTTTAAATGAGTATCCGCGACAAGTGTATGCAAATATTCTTTCACTAAGTGGCCCGCAGTTGAGCCTGTCATCTTTCCTTCTTCTTGAATGCTTAACAAGAGGCCAAGAGACAATGGGATATCAGTATCTTCAATTAAATTGACGTCAATGCTCTCAACCAATATATGAAAGCTGTCAAACAATCGCGGCTTTGCCTCAAAACGGTACACCGTTCCTTTTTTATCTCTCCATTCATAATAGTGAGTGTCCTCTTTTTTCGATAAGAGAGTCGGGATAATAATTTCTTCGTATATAAACTCTTGAAGCATTTTCGCCAAAAGTTTTCGATCAGCTTCCTGCCAAGCTTTTTCTGTTAACATCTGTAGCGGCGTTTCAATAATCTTCACAATCGTCCACTCCTTTTATTTATTGAATATGATGGTTTGAAATCATTGATAAAAAGCAAGCTCATACATACAGCTGCTCCGATTAACAAGCAGCCGCTTAGTAAAAATGGCCCTTCCATTCCATTATGCTGTATGCTTATAAACGCAGTCATTGGGGCAAACAGCAAGGCTGTGCTTTGCACCGAAGCAACGAGACTATATAAAAACGGCGACTTCTTGCCAATCCCCAACTGGAAAAAAATGATATCGATTGCTGCAAAACTAACAAAAAAACAGATCCCATACAATACACGAATGAACACAAATAACCATATGTGACCTGCTAACACTTGGAAAAAGAGCAACACACCTGTTACACCTGTTACACTGATCAAAATGACTTTCCCATGGGATTGAAGATAGCGCTTCGGAAAGATAAATTGCATCACGATCGCTACAAGACTTGGCATCACATACAATATTCCAGCCTCTTGCTGTGAGATGGTGTAGCTACTGTCAAAAAAAGTCGTAAAATAAGGTCGTATCGCGTGATGGCCGATATAAAAGAGAAACACTATAAGTAAATAAACAAGAAATCCCCACTGCCATTTCGTTCCTATTAATGCCCGCTCTTTATTTCTTACGTCCCTCTCCTTTGTAATTGCTTTATTGTTTAATGTAATAAAACAGCTGACTGCTGCGAGAATGATATCAATCAAAGCAAAGATGTAATAGCTATGTAAAGGCAATGGCTCGTTGATAACGAAACTTCCTGCGATACCTGACACAATCACACTGCCATGTAAAACAAATAAATAAGTTGTCGTTGCCTTTACTTTTTCACCTTCATTCTTACTTGAAGCTACCATTGCCGGGTATAACAAATATATCGCACTTTGAAAAAAGAGCAGCACAACCGAGGTTGCTAAAAACTGGGGAAAGGTATGAACCATAGGAATGATGGCTTTGCACCCTGCCATTCCTACCAGCGAAGCAGTAACAAGCTTCCCCAAACTCCATCTTCTAGCAATTACCGCCCACATTGGCGTCATAATAATGACTATAAGTCGACAGCAAACAATGAACACACTTGTTACTTGCACCCCATCCGTTCCCATATGGAAGTATTCAGAAAATAATTGAGGATAATAGGGCGATAACAGCATTTCAGAAGTCAAAGTAAATAGCAAACAACTATATACAAACCCTTTTTCGCCCTTCGTCATTTCCTTATCCTACAATCCAAACTGTTGGAATACATTATGCTCATATGTTTGATAAACTTCTTTTCCAGCGATTTGGTTAATTATTGTCACGTTTCGAAACGCGCCTAGTCCTAAATCAGGAGCGCCAACGCCGTGCGTATGCAGCTCGCCATTTTGGACAAATAAATGATTATGACCTTTTTCCTTTAGCTTCACTTTATAATCTTCTTGAATGACAAGCTGACCGCTTTCATCCCACTCCAGCTTTTCCTTTATGCCTTCTAAACAATTGGGGACGTAAGGATGATAACCCGTTGCAAGAATGACAGCATCACTTTCTATATGCTTACCCGCTTCTTGTTCGTGCTGATACAGCGATAATTTATACCCGCCATTGTCTTCTTCTATGGAAACCAACTCGGTCAATGCCTGCAATTGAACATCCAGTCGCTTGTTTCCCGCAGTCCGTTCGTACAATAAATCATAAATAGCAGCAATCGTATCAAAACTAATCCCTTTATACAGCAATGCTTGATTGTTCAAGACCTTTTTTTTCTTTTCTTTGGGCAGTTTATAAAAGTAACGGGTATAATCCGGTGAAAAATGCTCCAGTCCAAGCTTGGAATACTCCATCGGATAAAACCCTTTGGATCTCGTGAACCAAGATAGTTGATAACCTTGATCAGGCTGTTTCGTTAAAAGGTCATAAAAAACTTCAGCTGCACTCTGTCCAGAGCCGATAACCGTAACCGAACTTGCTTTCGAAACATTTTCTCTCTTGTCCATGTACTGTGAAGAGTGAAATACCTGGTCGCCAAGTGCGGAATGAAACCTCTCCGGGACGTACGGTTTCGTCCCCACTCCAATCACTACATGTTTGGCATCATACGTTTTTTGTTCATTTTCTCTAGCGGAGAAAACGGTCACGCGAAAATGCCCGCCCTTTGTTTGTTCGATGTTCTTTACTTCGCATTCAAACTGAAGCTGCGGAAGTTGCTCTGATACCCATTGACAATAATGATTGTATTCTGTTCGCGGGATATGAAATTTCTCAAAAAAGTAAAATTGGTAAAGCCGTTTTTGCGTATGTAAATAGTTTAAGAAGCTAAAGCGGCTTGTCGGATCTACCATTGTTACTACATCTGCCATAAAAGGCACTTGTAAAGTCGTTCCTTCTAGGAGCATTCCCGGGTGCCATTCAAAACGTGTTTTTTTATCAAAGAACAAAGAACGGCATTCCGTTTTTTCTAGCAATGCTGCTAATCCGAGATTAAAAGGTCCGATTCCAACGCCAATGACGTCTAAAATTTTTTCATTTTCCAATCTGTCCACCTTCTTTCAAACACATTCCGTTCACATTCCATCAGTAAAGCCGATTTGTCAGACAACTCGACCTCCATTACTGGTTGAAACCCGCATTTTTTAAACACGTATATCATTTTTTCGTTTCGAATATCTGGCTCCGCTATAATTTTGTTTGTTTCGGGCACTTGAAATTTTTTCTGCAAAATCGTCATTAATAACGGATATGTGAAGCCTTTTCCTAAAAAATCTGTCGGCCCGATCAGCAAGTGAATTCCTTG
This window of the Bacillus gobiensis genome carries:
- a CDS encoding MFS transporter, with amino-acid sequence MTKGEKGFVYSCLLFTLTSEMLLSPYYPQLFSEYFHMGTDGVQVTSVFIVCCRLIVIIMTPMWAVIARRWSLGKLVTASLVGMAGCKAIIPMVHTFPQFLATSVVLLFFQSAIYLLYPAMVASSKNEGEKVKATTTYLFVLHGSVIVSGIAGSFVINEPLPLHSYYIFALIDIILAAVSCFITLNNKAITKERDVRNKERALIGTKWQWGFLVYLLIVFLFYIGHHAIRPYFTTFFDSSYTISQQEAGILYVMPSLVAIVMQFIFPKRYLQSHGKVILISVTGVTGVLLFFQVLAGHIWLFVFIRVLYGICFFVSFAAIDIIFFQLGIGKKSPFLYSLVASVQSTALLFAPMTAFISIQHNGMEGPFLLSGCLLIGAAVCMSLLFINDFKPSYSINKRSGRL
- a CDS encoding lysine N(6)-hydroxylase/L-ornithine N(5)-oxygenase family protein, translating into MENEKILDVIGVGIGPFNLGLAALLEKTECRSLFFDKKTRFEWHPGMLLEGTTLQVPFMADVVTMVDPTSRFSFLNYLHTQKRLYQFYFFEKFHIPRTEYNHYCQWVSEQLPQLQFECEVKNIEQTKGGHFRVTVFSARENEQKTYDAKHVVIGVGTKPYVPERFHSALGDQVFHSSQYMDKRENVSKASSVTVIGSGQSAAEVFYDLLTKQPDQGYQLSWFTRSKGFYPMEYSKLGLEHFSPDYTRYFYKLPKEKKKKVLNNQALLYKGISFDTIAAIYDLLYERTAGNKRLDVQLQALTELVSIEEDNGGYKLSLYQHEQEAGKHIESDAVILATGYHPYVPNCLEGIKEKLEWDESGQLVIQEDYKVKLKEKGHNHLFVQNGELHTHGVGAPDLGLGAFRNVTIINQIAGKEVYQTYEHNVFQQFGL